Proteins encoded within one genomic window of Hahella chejuensis KCTC 2396:
- a CDS encoding rhomboid family intramembrane serine protease, with amino-acid sequence MLQWGANFSPATQNGQWWRLDAAIFLHFGIVHLTLNAWALWDGGQWVERMYGQMRFLIIFITSGLIGNLFSLALHVVSVVSAGASGGIFGVYGALLSYLWLNKSRVPLTEFRWLFFGAAIFSLLTIFLGFLIDGVDNAAHGGGFITGLILGALLIPRDARQLSPLRRGCIAGLASAALVALWACLPEPGRYQPLKRQVRVITMAQSDGDIADYANSFEALSSRPYDNGLPSMEMLDRLEAYARRHGAE; translated from the coding sequence ATGCTGCAGTGGGGCGCCAACTTCAGCCCGGCGACGCAGAACGGGCAATGGTGGCGGCTGGACGCCGCGATTTTTCTCCACTTCGGAATCGTCCACCTGACCCTGAACGCCTGGGCGCTATGGGATGGGGGGCAGTGGGTGGAGCGCATGTACGGCCAGATGCGTTTTTTAATTATCTTTATAACGTCAGGTCTCATCGGCAATTTATTTTCCCTCGCTTTGCATGTCGTCAGCGTCGTCTCCGCAGGGGCTTCGGGAGGCATATTCGGCGTCTATGGCGCGTTACTCAGTTATCTCTGGTTGAATAAATCCCGTGTACCTTTGACCGAATTCAGATGGTTGTTCTTCGGCGCCGCTATCTTCTCTTTGCTCACCATCTTTTTGGGTTTCTTGATTGATGGCGTTGACAACGCCGCCCATGGGGGAGGGTTCATTACCGGCCTGATTCTGGGCGCCTTGCTTATTCCCCGCGACGCCCGCCAACTCTCTCCGCTTCGTCGAGGATGCATCGCGGGATTGGCGAGCGCCGCCCTTGTCGCGCTATGGGCGTGCCTGCCTGAACCCGGTCGCTATCAGCCGCTGAAACGCCAAGTGCGCGTTATAACCATGGCCCAGTCCGACGGGGATATCGCTGACTATGCGAACAGCTTCGAAGCGCTCTCCTCGCGCCCCTACGACAACGGCTTGCCGTCAATGGAGATGCTCGACCGCCTGGAAGCCTACGCCAGGCGGCATGGTGCGGAATAG
- a CDS encoding undecaprenyl-phosphate glucose phosphotransferase, with protein sequence MDNLQRSMKIGFGRNNLHQFCEALLDPLALFISILLVSYLFEGAIEAPSMISALFAFCVAFPGQSRLHQPLSRCLINILLGWFVIAFLILSLGYATRSIDLFSLTTILHWLWIGPAMQVSAHLAFRYFTVLLQLRGDRQKVVIVGMNEQGLELAKRLCRSPYYNVEILGFFDDRTADRLPKGADWPVLGDFSELYGYCKAQRVNSIYLSLPMTTQPRILAILDNLGDTTASVLFIPDMFVTKLIQGNVHQVTGMPVVSVCDTPFRGVNGLIKRWSDIVLSTLILLMIAPLLAVIAGMVKVSSPGPIIFKQRRYGLDGEEIIVYKFRSMTVCEDGDVIKQAQNGDKRLTPIGGFLRKTSLDELPQFINVLQGRMSIVGPRPHAVAHNEQYRKLIKGYMVRHKVRPGITGWAQVNGLRGETQTLERMQARIEFDLDYLRNWSLALDLKIILMTVGMVYKDEYAY encoded by the coding sequence ATGGACAACCTGCAACGATCAATGAAGATCGGCTTTGGCCGGAATAATCTGCATCAGTTTTGCGAGGCGCTGTTGGACCCCCTCGCCCTGTTCATCAGCATCTTGTTGGTGAGTTATTTATTTGAAGGCGCCATTGAAGCGCCATCGATGATCTCCGCATTATTTGCATTCTGCGTCGCCTTCCCCGGGCAATCGCGACTGCACCAACCCTTGAGCCGTTGTCTCATCAACATATTATTAGGCTGGTTCGTTATCGCCTTTTTGATTCTATCTTTAGGCTACGCCACGCGATCGATAGACTTATTCTCACTGACCACCATCCTCCACTGGCTGTGGATCGGCCCCGCCATGCAAGTCAGCGCGCATCTGGCGTTCCGCTACTTCACGGTATTGCTGCAACTGCGCGGCGATCGACAGAAAGTGGTCATTGTGGGCATGAACGAACAGGGACTGGAGCTGGCCAAACGTCTGTGCCGCAGCCCCTATTACAACGTCGAAATACTGGGCTTTTTCGATGACCGAACGGCGGATCGACTGCCGAAAGGCGCCGACTGGCCAGTGCTGGGGGATTTTTCTGAGTTATACGGATACTGCAAGGCCCAGCGAGTCAACAGTATTTACCTGTCGCTGCCCATGACCACGCAGCCTCGCATCCTGGCGATTCTCGACAACCTGGGCGACACCACCGCTTCCGTTTTGTTTATTCCCGATATGTTCGTGACCAAGTTGATCCAGGGCAATGTCCACCAGGTCACCGGCATGCCGGTCGTCTCTGTTTGCGATACGCCGTTCCGGGGCGTTAACGGGCTGATCAAGCGCTGGAGCGACATTGTTCTTTCCACGCTGATTCTGCTGATGATCGCGCCGCTGCTGGCGGTCATCGCTGGCATGGTGAAAGTCAGTTCACCCGGCCCCATCATTTTCAAACAGCGCCGCTACGGTTTGGATGGCGAGGAAATCATCGTCTACAAATTCCGCTCCATGACCGTCTGCGAGGACGGCGATGTGATTAAACAAGCGCAAAATGGCGACAAGCGGCTCACGCCCATCGGCGGCTTTTTGCGCAAGACTTCACTGGATGAGCTTCCCCAGTTCATCAATGTGCTGCAAGGCAGGATGAGCATCGTCGGCCCCCGCCCGCACGCGGTGGCGCACAACGAGCAATACCGCAAGCTCATCAAAGGCTACATGGTGCGCCACAAAGTCCGGCCGGGCATCACTGGTTGGGCTCAGGTCAACGGTTTGCGGGGCGAAACACAAACCCTGGAGCGCATGCAGGCGCGGATCGAGTTCGATCTCGACTACCTGCGCAACTGGTCGCTGGCGTTGGACCTGAAAATCATCCTGATGACTGTCGGCATGGTCTACAAGGATGAGTACGCATACTGA
- a CDS encoding S8 family peptidase, whose product MDKLPHIVLPSQPEVRPYTSTSSAINPIEVTARNRVQHGSYLQAQFKKAWHESQATQLALVGARNGVYLEFISDPGAELVTKSLEDMRSREIRLLNIRKVENDAGQLVTLATVYVSNKMRKYFASKFDEYINQNTDKGNPKHQRLVASIADIKSALLVDSFWTDLSATKPGLEKKWVEVWLRGSSDEEVRIFDRLIHQLNLDARQGVIKFPERIVKVIFASMSDLEKLTQTSDLIAEYRLAKTTSAFFMEMSAKEQSQWVTDLLNRIDKPEHSVSSVCILDTGVNNGHPLLRPHLADEDCQSIDPNWGVNDRDQHGTLMAGTALYGDLTLLLENNDTVPIRYALESVKILPHDGENKPELWGYIIAQGVSRAEIQAPERKRTYCMAVTATDTRDRGRPSSWSAEIDQLTARWNEQRLFIISAGNSVHGIDFTKAAQDYPAIQVTESAHDPAQSWNALTVGAITNLVDITDPKLDSYSPVAQAQTLSPFSTTSSTWEENKWPIKPELVLEGGNLAIDRTGFATECDDLSILSITHQPHSQGYFYPFNMTSAATAQLARMAGALRAEYPSYWEETIRALLVHSADWPEPLKNQFTSSNKKADLKVLLSICGYGVPDLNRALFSAKNSLTLISQAEIQPFDRRKKPKTGMCTRDMHFYDLPWPKEVLQALPDNVQVKMKVTLSYFIEPGPGEIGWKDRYRYASHALRFDINNPSESKEEFVKRINKAAREEDEQLVNTQSASGYWFLGSNARDRGSIHSDTWIGTSAELATSHFISVMPKIGWWRERAHLGCWNRKTRYSLIVSIETVTADVDIYTPVVTMLGLPIPVAIQV is encoded by the coding sequence ATGGATAAGCTTCCTCATATTGTATTGCCCAGCCAACCTGAAGTTCGCCCATATACCAGTACCTCCTCAGCAATAAATCCGATTGAAGTTACCGCCAGAAATCGAGTTCAGCATGGTAGTTATTTGCAGGCCCAGTTTAAAAAGGCTTGGCACGAATCACAAGCCACCCAACTAGCCTTAGTTGGCGCCAGGAATGGTGTCTATTTAGAATTTATTAGCGATCCAGGGGCTGAGCTAGTAACCAAAAGCCTCGAAGATATGCGATCTAGAGAAATTAGGCTGTTAAACATTCGGAAAGTGGAGAACGATGCAGGACAGTTAGTCACTTTGGCGACAGTATATGTTTCAAACAAAATGCGGAAATATTTTGCCTCAAAATTTGATGAGTATATAAATCAAAATACAGATAAGGGCAACCCGAAGCACCAAAGGTTAGTGGCAAGTATTGCGGATATCAAGAGTGCGCTCTTGGTCGATTCGTTTTGGACTGATTTGAGTGCGACTAAACCAGGACTAGAAAAGAAATGGGTGGAAGTATGGCTTCGAGGCAGCTCCGATGAGGAAGTTAGGATATTTGACAGACTTATCCATCAGCTCAATTTAGATGCTCGCCAAGGAGTTATAAAGTTTCCAGAGCGAATTGTTAAAGTAATCTTCGCGAGTATGAGCGACTTGGAGAAGCTGACGCAAACAAGCGACCTTATAGCAGAATATCGCTTAGCAAAAACGACGTCCGCGTTTTTTATGGAGATGAGTGCAAAAGAGCAAAGCCAATGGGTGACTGATCTTCTAAATAGAATTGATAAACCGGAACACTCAGTATCTTCAGTATGTATTCTTGATACTGGTGTTAACAATGGTCACCCTTTACTCAGACCACACTTAGCTGATGAAGACTGCCAGTCAATAGATCCAAATTGGGGGGTAAATGACCGTGACCAGCATGGGACGCTCATGGCGGGAACAGCCCTGTATGGAGACTTAACGCTTCTCTTGGAAAACAATGACACTGTACCTATTCGCTATGCCTTAGAGTCTGTAAAAATTTTGCCGCATGATGGTGAGAACAAACCAGAACTTTGGGGATACATTATCGCTCAGGGGGTTAGTAGAGCAGAAATACAAGCACCTGAAAGGAAGCGGACCTATTGCATGGCTGTTACTGCAACGGATACACGTGACAGAGGTCGCCCAAGCTCTTGGTCCGCTGAGATTGACCAACTTACTGCAAGGTGGAATGAGCAAAGGCTGTTTATTATCAGTGCGGGTAACTCTGTACATGGCATAGACTTTACAAAAGCTGCACAAGATTATCCTGCAATTCAAGTGACGGAATCCGCACATGACCCAGCCCAATCTTGGAATGCTCTGACAGTTGGCGCGATAACAAATCTCGTTGATATAACTGATCCAAAGTTAGACTCATATTCTCCTGTCGCACAGGCACAAACACTCTCTCCATTTTCAACAACGTCGAGTACATGGGAAGAAAACAAGTGGCCGATTAAGCCAGAATTAGTGTTAGAAGGAGGGAATTTAGCGATAGACCGCACAGGGTTTGCAACTGAGTGTGATGACCTGTCAATACTTTCGATCACTCATCAACCGCACTCACAAGGATATTTTTATCCTTTTAATATGACTAGTGCGGCTACGGCTCAGTTAGCAAGAATGGCGGGAGCTCTTAGAGCCGAGTACCCTAGTTACTGGGAAGAGACTATCCGGGCTCTTTTGGTTCATTCAGCAGATTGGCCTGAGCCTTTAAAAAATCAGTTTACGTCAAGCAATAAAAAAGCTGATTTAAAGGTATTGCTCAGTATTTGTGGTTATGGCGTACCTGACTTGAATCGTGCGCTGTTCAGCGCCAAGAATTCGTTAACCTTAATTTCACAGGCAGAAATTCAACCATTTGATAGACGTAAGAAGCCCAAAACTGGTATGTGCACACGGGACATGCATTTCTATGACTTACCATGGCCTAAAGAAGTGCTTCAGGCGCTTCCCGATAATGTCCAAGTAAAAATGAAAGTTACGTTGTCATATTTTATTGAGCCAGGGCCTGGTGAAATCGGCTGGAAGGATCGTTATCGATATGCATCACATGCGTTACGTTTTGATATCAATAATCCTAGCGAATCAAAAGAAGAGTTTGTTAAGCGAATAAATAAAGCTGCTAGAGAAGAAGATGAGCAGCTTGTCAACACTCAATCGGCGTCTGGCTATTGGTTTCTTGGTTCGAATGCCAGGGATCGTGGCTCCATCCATTCTGATACTTGGATTGGCACTTCCGCCGAACTTGCAACTTCCCACTTTATCTCTGTGATGCCAAAAATTGGATGGTGGAGGGAGCGAGCCCATTTAGGCTGCTGGAATCGAAAGACCCGCTATAGCCTGATTGTGTCGATAGAAACAGTCACCGCCGATGTAGATATTTATACGCCAGTAGTGACTATGTTGGGGCTACCTATTCCCGTTGCTATCCAAGTTTAA
- a CDS encoding AAA family ATPase, giving the protein MATADQIKSLIRSYSEEDRERFYSIALQMAAHEAKQGHATLAHEIRELVDNHRKRVRKSLTVVPFPQELKGLVVSETSDTPFKSLVAPKDTLERFHRVVKEFYQRSKLQMHGLSNRRRVLLAGPPGTGKTMSARVLAHELKLPLYTVQVDRLVTKFMGETSAKLRQIFDIMGQKQGVYFFDEFDAIGGDRSLDNDVGEMRRVLNALLQFIELDQSDSIIIAATNNPKLLDQALFRRFDDVIYYTLPDESECKQLIEIVLGGFLATRFAWRKVLSTCENLSQAEIGSACRDAIKEAVLHDRSKVTSTDLIYTLNQRRQVYSSL; this is encoded by the coding sequence ATGGCCACCGCGGACCAGATTAAATCCCTCATTCGCTCCTATTCAGAGGAAGATCGAGAGCGCTTTTATTCGATTGCTCTTCAGATGGCGGCTCATGAGGCAAAGCAAGGACACGCCACTTTAGCTCATGAGATACGAGAGCTAGTTGATAACCATCGCAAAAGGGTTCGCAAGAGCTTAACAGTTGTACCTTTTCCTCAGGAACTGAAAGGGTTGGTAGTTTCTGAAACTTCAGACACCCCTTTCAAATCACTTGTGGCCCCTAAGGATACTTTGGAGCGGTTTCATAGGGTTGTTAAGGAGTTTTATCAGCGCAGTAAGTTACAAATGCACGGTTTATCAAACCGTCGTCGAGTTCTACTTGCTGGCCCTCCAGGAACTGGAAAAACAATGTCAGCAAGAGTGCTTGCTCATGAGCTTAAGTTACCGCTTTATACAGTTCAAGTTGATCGGCTCGTTACTAAGTTTATGGGGGAAACTAGTGCTAAACTACGTCAAATTTTCGATATTATGGGACAAAAGCAAGGAGTTTATTTCTTTGACGAATTCGACGCCATTGGTGGTGATCGATCCCTTGATAATGACGTCGGAGAAATGCGTCGAGTTCTGAATGCGTTATTGCAATTTATTGAGCTTGATCAGTCTGACAGCATTATCATCGCAGCAACTAACAACCCAAAACTTTTAGACCAAGCACTGTTTCGCAGATTTGATGATGTAATTTATTACACGTTACCCGATGAGAGCGAATGTAAACAGTTGATTGAAATAGTGTTAGGAGGGTTCTTGGCGACGCGCTTTGCTTGGCGGAAAGTTCTGTCTACATGCGAAAACCTGAGCCAAGCCGAAATAGGCTCAGCTTGCCGCGATGCCATTAAAGAAGCTGTATTGCATGATCGTTCAAAAGTTACATCTACTGACCTAATCTATACTTTAAATCAACGGAGACAGGTCTACTCAAGTCTCTGA
- a CDS encoding glycosyltransferase: MIFATVGTQLAFDRMISALDDWAGRNQDVVVYAQTGPAKYMPQHMGFADFLAPGKVTDYMREAELIVSHAGMGSIITAMYLRKPVIIVPRKASLGEHRNEHQLATAKWLANRKGIIVAWEASDLPRILDRRTQLESGPAISEVADGALVKKLSRYIQSLQ, translated from the coding sequence GTGATTTTCGCAACCGTAGGCACTCAACTTGCGTTTGATCGCATGATCAGCGCGCTGGACGATTGGGCGGGCCGCAACCAGGATGTAGTGGTCTATGCGCAGACCGGACCGGCTAAATACATGCCCCAACACATGGGCTTCGCGGACTTTCTCGCACCAGGAAAAGTGACCGACTACATGCGCGAGGCGGAGCTGATTGTCTCTCATGCGGGCATGGGCTCCATCATCACCGCCATGTATTTGCGTAAACCGGTGATCATCGTGCCGCGCAAAGCCTCTTTGGGCGAGCATCGCAATGAGCATCAGTTGGCCACCGCGAAATGGCTGGCCAATCGCAAAGGCATCATCGTGGCCTGGGAAGCGTCGGATTTGCCGCGCATACTGGACCGGCGCACGCAATTGGAATCCGGTCCCGCCATCTCCGAAGTGGCGGATGGCGCTTTGGTTAAAAAGCTGTCACGTTACATTCAGTCTCTGCAATGA
- a CDS encoding glycosyl transferase, which produces MKKILLVASGGGHWVQLQRLRGAFENHKLSWMTTVKDYSSPQNEPCFIVQDANMWNKLALVKMFLQVALVMLKTRPDIVVTTGAAPGFAAILYGRLLGARTIWIDSIANGEALSQSGAKVGRWAHVWLTQWEHLSKPSGPHYWGAVL; this is translated from the coding sequence ATGAAAAAAATACTTTTGGTCGCCTCAGGTGGGGGACACTGGGTGCAACTGCAAAGACTGCGCGGCGCGTTTGAGAACCATAAACTGTCATGGATGACTACAGTAAAGGACTACAGTTCGCCTCAGAACGAACCCTGTTTTATCGTGCAGGATGCGAACATGTGGAATAAATTGGCGCTGGTGAAAATGTTCCTGCAGGTGGCGTTGGTGATGCTTAAGACCCGGCCGGACATCGTCGTCACCACCGGCGCAGCGCCGGGTTTCGCCGCCATCCTGTACGGGCGTCTCTTAGGCGCGCGCACCATATGGATAGACAGCATCGCCAATGGTGAGGCGTTGTCCCAGTCCGGCGCCAAAGTCGGCAGATGGGCCCATGTGTGGCTGACGCAGTGGGAGCATCTGAGCAAGCCCAGCGGACCGCATTACTGGGGGGCTGTGCTGTGA
- a CDS encoding glycosyltransferase family 4 protein translates to MSANRTTTPVVWHVGRHGEVAGGMTQVINAYLNWPFENLKVEVIPSRDGSRGVKALGLFFRAIWKILRLRGRRNRDAMVIHLSQDGSFVREGALLTLAQLLGFGVVAQLHGSRFAEFSRRYPKLVRFVLSRATYVHVLSEETRAIVAQTLAPERIVYIPNAVATGRPGNKENLAVFGGGVTYRKGVDVLAQAWEELQAESDTDPTLNVGAWKLVIAGPVIDAGVVPESLRNAEFVGALSHQALMDLLDRAAIAVLPSRDEAMPMFILEALARHCCVISTPVGGIANVLSDGRGMLTPAGDIQELRRALRCAISDDEARAGLAARGHASFADTFSANVVYPKLAKLWLSIVNRPRAGNLSQKRNFQGMTGE, encoded by the coding sequence ATGAGCGCGAACAGAACAACGACGCCAGTGGTATGGCACGTGGGACGCCATGGCGAAGTGGCGGGGGGCATGACCCAGGTGATCAACGCCTATCTGAACTGGCCGTTCGAAAACTTAAAGGTTGAGGTGATCCCGTCACGGGACGGCTCCAGGGGCGTAAAGGCTTTGGGACTGTTCTTCCGCGCCATTTGGAAAATTCTGCGCTTGCGCGGACGTAGAAACCGGGACGCCATGGTGATTCACCTGTCCCAGGACGGTTCTTTCGTGCGTGAGGGCGCTTTGCTCACCCTGGCGCAACTATTGGGCTTCGGAGTGGTCGCGCAATTACACGGCAGCCGTTTCGCCGAGTTCAGTCGGCGCTATCCGAAACTGGTGCGTTTTGTCCTTTCGCGAGCGACCTATGTCCATGTGCTGAGTGAAGAGACCCGCGCCATCGTGGCGCAGACGCTGGCGCCGGAGCGCATCGTGTATATTCCCAACGCAGTGGCGACCGGCCGTCCGGGGAACAAGGAAAATCTGGCGGTATTCGGCGGCGGCGTCACCTATCGCAAAGGCGTGGATGTGTTGGCGCAGGCCTGGGAAGAGCTGCAGGCTGAAAGCGATACCGATCCCACTCTTAACGTCGGCGCCTGGAAACTGGTCATCGCCGGACCGGTGATCGATGCTGGCGTGGTTCCCGAGTCGCTGCGCAACGCCGAGTTCGTGGGGGCGCTATCCCATCAGGCGCTCATGGATCTGCTGGACCGCGCCGCCATTGCGGTGCTGCCTTCCAGAGACGAGGCGATGCCGATGTTTATTCTGGAGGCGCTGGCGCGGCATTGTTGTGTGATTTCGACGCCGGTGGGGGGCATCGCCAATGTATTGAGCGATGGCCGGGGCATGTTGACGCCGGCGGGGGACATTCAGGAATTACGCCGGGCCTTACGCTGCGCGATCAGCGATGATGAAGCGCGCGCGGGCCTGGCGGCAAGGGGACACGCCAGTTTTGCGGATACCTTTTCCGCAAATGTGGTGTACCCCAAACTGGCGAAGCTTTGGTTGAGCATCGTCAACCGGCCCAGAGCCGGAAATCTGTCTCAAAAAAGGAACTTTCAGGGAATGACAGGAGAATAA
- a CDS encoding polysaccharide pyruvyl transferase family protein, with translation MTPIFLPLIGQYQNIGDIILRRPLAKWLQGDSRLHVFTGDAPAGYTEALQLRPDDHVYTSFLSWYRAGMEASRRQKSIYLFKPGEIQLSLKGMKEHLGVLPMAKRFKARGGSVARLGSGVRNFSSFYRRLITPSLKVSDLTYWRDQGSFQYLGHGGVMPDLAFAEGGELSRISSMENRRYLIVSMRGDRPAPNEAWRKAVRDFAHKHRLEIMAVTQVLMDSARSRELAGSLGGQVLDWDGHDHMQQEQRLRDVYRRAALVVSDRLHVLIAAYTEGAAPAGLTTDNSSKVDRHFEAIGLKGVGQSAASWSPERTGQFLEDTLRQRESYLNTLGQARVSLDGVRKELVSFVEAVRGREA, from the coding sequence ATGACTCCGATATTTTTACCCCTCATCGGTCAATACCAGAACATCGGCGACATCATCCTGAGACGCCCGTTAGCCAAGTGGCTGCAGGGCGATTCGCGGCTGCATGTGTTTACCGGCGACGCCCCCGCCGGCTATACCGAAGCATTGCAGTTGCGTCCGGACGATCATGTCTACACGTCGTTTCTGTCCTGGTATCGCGCCGGCATGGAAGCCAGTCGGCGCCAGAAAAGCATTTATCTGTTCAAGCCCGGAGAAATCCAGTTGAGTCTGAAAGGCATGAAGGAGCACCTTGGCGTTCTGCCCATGGCGAAACGCTTCAAGGCGCGGGGCGGCAGCGTCGCCCGCCTGGGCTCAGGAGTGCGTAACTTCTCCAGCTTCTATCGCCGTTTGATAACGCCGTCGTTGAAAGTCTCCGATCTCACTTACTGGCGCGATCAGGGCTCTTTCCAGTATCTGGGACACGGCGGCGTGATGCCGGATCTGGCGTTTGCGGAGGGCGGCGAACTCAGCCGTATTTCCTCCATGGAAAACCGCCGCTATCTGATTGTGTCCATGCGCGGCGACCGACCTGCGCCCAATGAAGCCTGGCGTAAGGCCGTCCGTGATTTCGCGCACAAACATCGTCTGGAAATCATGGCGGTGACCCAGGTGCTGATGGACTCCGCGCGCTCCCGCGAGCTGGCCGGCAGTCTGGGCGGACAGGTGCTGGACTGGGACGGCCACGACCATATGCAACAGGAACAGCGCTTGCGGGATGTCTATCGACGCGCGGCGCTGGTGGTCAGCGACCGTCTTCACGTGCTCATCGCCGCCTATACGGAAGGCGCGGCGCCGGCGGGGCTGACCACGGATAATTCCAGCAAGGTGGACCGTCATTTCGAAGCCATCGGGCTGAAAGGCGTGGGGCAAAGCGCCGCGTCCTGGTCCCCGGAGCGCACCGGTCAGTTTCTGGAGGATACGCTGCGACAGCGGGAGAGTTATCTGAATACGCTGGGGCAGGCCAGAGTGTCCCTGGATGGCGTTCGCAAAGAACTGGTTTCTTTCGTGGAGGCGGTGCGGGGGCGTGAAGCATGA
- a CDS encoding glycosyltransferase family 4 protein, with product MRTMRLLYLTPGLFPARRVDVGLLFGDCLHRHGVYSDIVAFRKPGTQKEAWGGGEAILADSPRRLKHLAGFAHMFRALAQSRRDRHDGVQVRDMPFIALMALVFARLKGMPFLYWCSYPYPEGQIDRARRANGLKKITSLPLLLRGLLGRFVLYRLVLSRADHIFVQSERMKQDMARRGAPPDRMTPVPMGVDLERMLASVAAFDADVADDVCVDNRMRGRRALIYLGSLDYVRNIETLFEMASLLRWRLPNIVVAIVGDTNDQQHKTWLQERARQLGVDDILIWTGWLPMQEAWRYIREAEVGLSPIPRGELLDCSSPTKLIEYMALGVPVVCNDNPDQKLVIEQSGAGLCVPYTAEAFADAAEALLKESPDMRRHRMENAIRYLRTHRDYPVIARKLAGTYFAIHEKACHEALKQGS from the coding sequence ATGAGAACAATGAGACTGCTTTATCTGACGCCAGGGTTGTTTCCCGCCAGACGGGTGGACGTGGGCCTGCTTTTTGGCGACTGTTTACACCGTCACGGCGTCTATTCCGACATAGTCGCGTTCCGCAAACCGGGGACGCAGAAGGAGGCCTGGGGCGGCGGCGAGGCGATTCTGGCGGACTCGCCGCGCAGGCTCAAACATCTTGCGGGGTTCGCGCATATGTTCAGGGCGCTGGCGCAGTCCCGGCGCGACAGGCATGACGGCGTGCAGGTGCGGGACATGCCTTTTATCGCGCTAATGGCGCTGGTTTTCGCCCGGCTTAAAGGCATGCCGTTCCTGTACTGGTGCTCTTACCCCTATCCGGAAGGCCAGATAGACCGGGCCCGCCGGGCCAACGGCTTGAAGAAAATCACATCGCTGCCTTTGCTGTTGCGTGGACTGTTGGGACGCTTTGTTCTGTACCGACTCGTGCTGAGCCGGGCGGATCATATCTTTGTGCAGTCGGAAAGAATGAAACAGGATATGGCGCGCCGCGGGGCTCCGCCGGACCGCATGACCCCGGTTCCTATGGGCGTGGATCTGGAGCGCATGTTGGCTTCCGTGGCGGCTTTCGATGCGGACGTGGCAGACGATGTTTGTGTCGATAATCGCATGCGGGGCCGGCGCGCCCTGATTTATCTGGGCAGTCTGGATTACGTGCGCAACATCGAAACCCTGTTCGAGATGGCGTCGCTGTTGCGCTGGCGTCTTCCCAATATCGTGGTCGCCATCGTCGGCGACACCAACGACCAGCAGCACAAGACGTGGCTGCAGGAACGGGCGCGCCAGCTGGGCGTCGACGATATCCTGATCTGGACCGGCTGGCTGCCGATGCAGGAGGCGTGGCGATACATTCGTGAGGCGGAAGTGGGCTTGTCGCCCATTCCCCGGGGCGAACTGCTTGACTGTTCCTCGCCGACCAAGCTGATCGAATACATGGCGCTGGGCGTTCCCGTGGTCTGTAACGATAACCCGGACCAAAAACTGGTGATCGAACAATCCGGCGCGGGCTTGTGCGTTCCGTACACCGCCGAAGCGTTTGCCGACGCCGCGGAAGCCCTGCTCAAGGAGTCCCCGGACATGCGCCGCCACAGAATGGAAAACGCCATTCGTTATTTGAGAACCCACAGGGACTATCCAGTCATTGCAAGGAAATTGGCTGGAACCTATTTCGCCATCCATGAGAAAGCCTGTCACGAGGCTCTGAAGCAAGGAAGTTGA